The sequence TCCATGATTATATCTGACCAAACAAAGTCCTTAATTTATAAACTAGTTCAAGACTTTTGTAGTTATTGAATGGACACAGATTGATAAATAGTCGGctaatgtttgatttttgtacTTGTGGCTTTTCTTTTCTGTCATGtgatcagattttttttttcaagtagTGGAGTATGTGTAAATCACTAGTTCTCtaggaagagaaaaaaaaatacgaaACACCAAAAATCGAGTTTTGATACTAATTtgcttaatatatatttttaaatatcagATTAGATTTGATAATTATTTTGCCAGCCTTCCAATCTAATATAGACCAAGTAAATTTGTGCGTGTCCCAGTGAATGGCCTTATGATAATTTAAGCTTACCTTTTTCGACAAGAAAGTACAGaaagaaaatatttgatatgTTGGTGTAACATTGTAGTCGTTACCACTCAATCGCGCTGTGATTTTGCTGTATTAAAGGTTTGCATACCTTCCTTTATCAGATTTATATATTTCTCTTTATTTACCATCTTTCTTGCTCCAAATATCATCTTCTTTAAAATAACAAGAAAGGCTCTCTTCTCTCTACAGCTTTGATCATATGGAAGATCAAAAGGAGGTTTAAATCTCTCAAACCCCATCTTCTCTTTTCTTGTCTAAACTCTTATGTTTTTGAACTAGTCTCTGATAGATCGATATAATGAATATTTGTTGAGTTAAACCATGTTTTGCGTGTCTTAAATATCACAATCTCAATTGATCTTAGgaggttttcttttgtttacctCAAAACCAAAGTTTTTGAATATGTGGAGATTTTTTATTGACAGAACAAGAACTCGCCATGGCTATCAGTACCACAGTTTGGAGACTGGGATCAGAAAGGAGGGCCCGTTCCTGATTACTCAATGGATTTCTCAAAGATCAGAGAGATGAGGAAACAACACAAGAGAGATCCTTCTCGAGCCAGTCTTGGCAATGAACAAGACTTCATTAACCCATTTCACAATCAACCTACTTCGGTTGATAAAACTAAGACTAAGCTCACAACTGTCCACAGTGACAACAACATAACAAACAATGAGTTCCCTCACCACCAGCGACATCCTCCATCTGTAAGATCACTTGCTTCTTTTTAAGTTATGTTGCTATCTTGAGTTGAATGATTGATTGTGTGTTTTAGATTAACTTTGCCCCATTGTTATGTTATAGGATCTAACTTTGTAGCACTTTATTTTGGTTATGCATTGTTTGTTCTTGTTAGTTGATCATGTGCTCTAactttaattttcaattttaactTTCATTTTTCTTGATGTGAATGTATATGATCTGGATGATATTGATTGTCTTGAAACCGGTAGGTAGGGTGTTTTAATTTGGTTAGGTTGGGAAATCTAACTTTGTAGCTTTGTATGGTTAGATTTTGAGTCACACATTGTTTGTTCTGGTTTACCTTTTTCTATAAAACTTCACATTTTTTGTTAGGTTCTGACTGAGTTTTTGTCTATGAAATGGATGATTGTGTTTGTGGACTCTAGCTATGTGTATTCATTTGATGTGGGCCTTGACTTCTTTGGTTGGTTAGATTATGAAATGGCTAGTTCTAGCAATTTGGTAACTGTGGTCCTTCAGTGTTTGGTATAGTCAGTTGCTTGATGCTATTTATTACACATTATATTAATACCACACCAAACTTCATAAATTAGATTTTGAGGTTTTATTAGATATGGAGTTGTATTGGGTATGATTGAGTTTATATTGTTAGAGAATCACATCAAAGGAATACAATATGGGTAaggattatattttttattcatccAGAATGATAATAAGGTGAGAGTTAATTTA comes from Brassica rapa cultivar Chiifu-401-42 chromosome A02, CAAS_Brap_v3.01, whole genome shotgun sequence and encodes:
- the LOC103855263 gene encoding uncharacterized protein LOC103855263, coding for MEDQKENKNSPWLSVPQFGDWDQKGGPVPDYSMDFSKIREMRKQHKRDPSRASLGNEQDFINPFHNQPTSVDKTKTKLTTVHSDNNITNNEFPHHQRHPPSTRRGIFSCFNCCVKA